A section of the Streptomyces sp. Je 1-369 genome encodes:
- a CDS encoding tRNA (adenine-N1)-methyltransferase, giving the protein MSEPTGAARRRGPFKVGDQVQLTDPKGRHYTFTLEAGKNFHTHKGSFPHDELIGAPEGSVVRTTGNVAYLALRPLLPDYVLSMPRGAAVVYPKDAGQILAFADIFPGARVVEAGVGSGSLSSFLLRAIGDQGMLHSYERREDFAEIAQQNVERYFGGPHPAWQLTVGDLQDNLSDTEVDRVILDMLAPWECLEAVSKALVPGGILCCYVATTTQLARTVESIREIGGFNEPTAWESMIRNWHIEGLAVRPDHRMIGHTGFLLTARRLADGVEPPMRRRRPAKGAYGEDYSGPNADGGSPR; this is encoded by the coding sequence ATGTCCGAACCGACCGGTGCCGCCCGCCGTCGCGGGCCCTTCAAGGTCGGGGACCAGGTCCAGCTCACCGACCCCAAGGGACGCCACTACACGTTCACGCTCGAGGCCGGGAAGAACTTCCACACCCACAAGGGTTCCTTCCCCCACGACGAGCTGATCGGCGCTCCCGAGGGCAGTGTTGTCCGAACCACGGGAAACGTCGCCTACCTGGCGCTGCGACCCCTGCTCCCCGACTACGTCCTGTCCATGCCCCGCGGCGCCGCCGTGGTCTACCCCAAGGACGCAGGGCAGATCCTGGCCTTCGCCGACATCTTCCCCGGCGCACGCGTCGTCGAAGCGGGCGTGGGCTCCGGCTCGCTGAGCAGCTTCCTGCTCCGCGCCATCGGCGACCAGGGCATGCTGCACTCCTACGAGCGCCGCGAGGACTTCGCCGAGATCGCCCAGCAGAACGTCGAGCGCTACTTCGGGGGACCCCACCCCGCCTGGCAGCTCACCGTCGGCGACCTCCAGGACAACCTCAGCGACACCGAGGTCGACCGGGTCATCCTCGACATGCTCGCCCCCTGGGAATGCCTCGAAGCCGTCTCCAAGGCACTCGTCCCCGGCGGCATCCTCTGCTGCTACGTCGCGACCACCACCCAGCTCGCACGGACCGTCGAGTCCATCCGCGAGATCGGCGGCTTCAACGAGCCGACCGCCTGGGAATCGATGATCCGCAACTGGCACATCGAAGGCCTCGCCGTCCGCCCCGACCACCGCATGATCGGGCACACCGGCTTCCTCCTCACCGCCCGCCGCCTCGCGGACGGCGTCGAGCCGCCCATGCGCCGCCGCCGCCCCGCCAAGGGTGCCTACGGCGAGGACTACTCAGGACCGAACGCCGACGGCGGCTCCCCGCGCTGA
- a CDS encoding site-2 protease family protein — MDESGGSGRPQSDGTEGLRPTEPHGPHHTPGSQEPTRPVDTAEGPERPADEPRRPADAPTRPAEPPKDENRTSLTKTPRTEPPRTETPRTEPPRTDTREEHPAEDRRPRAAHSGRPGKGTPVPPKAQKGPGGGLLMGKPFGVPVYVAPSWFLVAALITWVFGNQLDRVLPELGGARYLVSLFFAVAFYASVLVHELAHTVAALRFKLPVRRIQLQFFGGVSEIEKESETPGREFVLAFVGPLLSLVLAGVFYAGMQAVDAGTVPGVLLAGLMISNLIVAAFNLLPGLPLDGGRMLRAVVWKITGKPMSGTVAAAWVGRALAISVLIGLPLLNQSGALGGEAQDIGGMDTVTDALLAAILAAIIWTGAGNSLRMARLREHLPELRARTLTRRAVPVESETPLSEALRRANDAGARALVVVDTDGDPTALVREAAIVSVPQHRRPWVGVGGLAQDLTEGMRISAELAGEELLDTLRATPATEYLVVEESGEIYGVLSAADVERAFVKAMARPT; from the coding sequence GTGGACGAAAGCGGCGGGAGCGGCAGGCCGCAGTCCGACGGCACGGAGGGCCTGCGGCCGACGGAGCCACACGGCCCGCACCACACGCCCGGCTCCCAGGAGCCGACGCGGCCGGTCGACACGGCCGAGGGACCCGAGCGCCCGGCCGACGAGCCCCGGCGCCCGGCCGACGCGCCGACGCGTCCGGCCGAGCCGCCGAAGGACGAGAACCGCACCTCCCTCACCAAGACACCACGCACCGAACCCCCGCGCACCGAAACACCGCGCACCGAACCCCCGCGCACCGACACGAGGGAAGAACACCCCGCCGAAGACCGGCGCCCCCGCGCCGCACACTCCGGACGCCCCGGCAAGGGCACCCCCGTACCGCCCAAGGCGCAGAAAGGCCCCGGCGGCGGCCTCCTCATGGGCAAACCCTTCGGCGTACCCGTCTACGTAGCCCCCAGCTGGTTCCTCGTCGCCGCCCTCATCACCTGGGTCTTCGGCAACCAGCTCGACCGCGTCCTGCCCGAGCTCGGCGGCGCCCGCTACCTCGTCTCCCTCTTCTTCGCCGTCGCCTTCTACGCCTCCGTACTCGTCCACGAACTCGCCCACACCGTCGCGGCCCTCCGCTTCAAACTCCCCGTACGCCGCATCCAGCTCCAGTTCTTCGGCGGCGTCTCCGAGATCGAGAAGGAGTCCGAGACCCCCGGCCGCGAATTCGTCCTCGCCTTCGTCGGCCCCCTCCTCTCCCTCGTCCTCGCCGGCGTCTTCTACGCGGGGATGCAGGCCGTCGACGCGGGCACCGTCCCCGGCGTCCTCCTCGCCGGCCTGATGATCTCCAACCTCATCGTCGCCGCCTTCAACCTCCTGCCCGGCCTGCCCCTCGACGGCGGCCGCATGCTCCGCGCCGTCGTCTGGAAGATCACCGGCAAACCCATGAGCGGCACCGTCGCCGCCGCCTGGGTCGGCCGCGCCCTCGCCATCTCCGTCCTCATCGGCCTGCCCCTCCTCAACCAGTCCGGCGCCCTCGGCGGCGAAGCCCAGGACATCGGCGGCATGGACACCGTCACCGACGCCCTGCTCGCCGCGATCCTCGCCGCGATCATCTGGACCGGCGCCGGAAACAGCCTCCGCATGGCCCGCCTGCGCGAACACCTCCCCGAACTCCGCGCCCGCACCCTGACCCGCCGCGCCGTCCCCGTCGAAAGCGAAACACCCCTCTCCGAAGCACTGCGCCGCGCCAACGACGCGGGCGCCCGCGCCCTCGTCGTCGTCGACACCGACGGCGACCCCACGGCCCTCGTCCGCGAAGCGGCCATCGTCTCCGTACCCCAGCACCGCCGCCCCTGGGTCGGCGTAGGCGGCCTCGCCCAGGACCTCACCGAAGGCATGCGCATCTCCGCCGAACTCGCCGGCGAAGAACTCCTCGACACCCTCCGCGCCACACCCGCCACCGAATATCTCGTCGTCGAGGAGTCCGGCGAGATCTACGGAGTCCTCTCCGCCGCCGACGTCGAGCGCGCCTTCGTCAAGGCCATGGCCCGCCCCACCTAG
- a CDS encoding RecB family exonuclease: METSSDDAVAAVRPASLSPSRAGDFMQCPLLYRFRVIDKLPEKPSEAATRGTLVHAVLERLFDAPAGERTAPRAKSLIPGQWDRLRESKPELSELFADDPEGERMARWLSDAEKLVERWFTLEDPTRLEPAERELFVQAELASGLRLRGIIDRVDVAPSGDVRIVDYKTGKAPRPEYAEGALFQMKFYALVVWRLRGVVPRRLQLVYLGSGDVITYDPVVADLERVERKLLALWEAIELATETGNWRPRPTKLCGWCDHRAVCPEFGGTPPPYPLPVRAPESAEGEQGRMGAG, from the coding sequence ATGGAAACCAGCTCCGACGACGCCGTGGCGGCCGTGCGCCCGGCGTCCTTGTCGCCCTCGCGTGCGGGCGATTTCATGCAGTGTCCGTTGCTGTACCGGTTCCGGGTGATCGACAAGCTGCCCGAGAAGCCGAGTGAGGCGGCGACGCGGGGCACTTTGGTGCATGCGGTGCTGGAGCGGCTCTTCGACGCCCCGGCGGGTGAGCGGACCGCGCCGCGGGCCAAGTCGCTCATTCCGGGGCAGTGGGACCGTCTGCGGGAGTCGAAGCCGGAGCTGTCGGAGCTGTTCGCGGACGATCCGGAGGGCGAGCGGATGGCGCGCTGGCTGTCGGACGCGGAGAAGCTGGTGGAGCGCTGGTTCACGCTGGAGGATCCGACGCGGCTGGAGCCTGCCGAGCGGGAGCTGTTCGTGCAGGCCGAGCTGGCGTCGGGTTTGCGGCTGCGGGGGATCATCGACCGGGTGGACGTGGCACCGTCGGGCGATGTCCGCATCGTGGACTACAAGACGGGCAAGGCTCCGCGTCCTGAGTACGCGGAGGGTGCGCTGTTCCAGATGAAGTTCTACGCGTTGGTGGTGTGGCGGCTGAGGGGTGTGGTGCCGCGCCGTCTGCAGCTCGTCTATCTGGGGAGTGGTGATGTGATCACGTACGACCCGGTGGTGGCGGACCTGGAGCGGGTGGAACGGAAGCTGCTCGCGCTGTGGGAGGCGATCGAGCTGGCGACGGAGACGGGGAACTGGCGGCCGCGGCCGACGAAATTGTGCGGTTGGTGCGATCACCGGGCGGTCTGTCCTGAATTCGGTGGGACTCCCCCGCCGTATCCGCTTCCTGTGAGGGCGCCCGAGTCGGCGGAGGGTGAGCAGGGCAGAATGGGCGCGGGCTAG
- a CDS encoding response regulator, with amino-acid sequence MAIRVLLVDDQPLLRTGFRMILEAEQDIAVVGEAGDGLQAQDQVRALQPDVVLMDIRMPRMDGVEATRQITGPGRDGPAKVLVLTTFDLDEYVVEALRAGASGFLLKDAPANELVQAIRVVAAGEAMLAPSITRRLLDKYSAHLPSGDEPVPDTLHTLTDREVEVLKLVARGLSNAEIAADLFVSETTVKTHVGHVLTKLGLRDRVQAAVYAYESGLVRPGAQ; translated from the coding sequence GTGGCCATCCGCGTCCTACTGGTCGATGACCAGCCGCTGTTGCGCACCGGGTTCCGGATGATTCTGGAGGCCGAGCAGGACATCGCGGTCGTCGGCGAGGCCGGAGACGGCCTGCAGGCTCAGGATCAGGTGCGGGCGTTGCAGCCCGATGTGGTGCTCATGGACATCCGTATGCCGCGGATGGACGGGGTGGAGGCGACGCGGCAGATCACCGGTCCCGGCCGGGACGGTCCGGCGAAGGTGCTGGTGCTGACCACGTTCGATCTCGATGAGTACGTAGTGGAGGCGTTGCGGGCGGGTGCCAGTGGCTTCCTGCTGAAGGACGCTCCGGCGAACGAGCTGGTGCAGGCGATCCGGGTGGTCGCGGCGGGTGAGGCGATGCTCGCGCCGAGCATCACGCGCCGTCTCCTGGACAAGTACTCGGCGCATCTGCCGTCGGGTGACGAGCCGGTGCCGGACACGTTGCACACGCTGACCGATCGTGAGGTCGAGGTGCTGAAGCTGGTGGCTCGCGGTCTGTCGAACGCGGAGATCGCGGCGGACCTGTTCGTGAGCGAGACGACGGTGAAGACGCATGTGGGTCACGTGCTGACGAAGCTGGGTCTGCGTGACCGGGTGCAGGCGGCTGTGTACGCGTACGAGAGCGGGCTGGTGCGTCCCGGGGCGCAGTGA
- a CDS encoding ABC transporter substrate-binding protein: MKCRNQWLALPLTGGLAAALLTGCGTESGGAGDTGDAVVMGMSDDILATDPASGYDPGSWLLFNNVFQSLLSFPKGATEPEPEAAEECGFTDTEAKVFKCELRDGLKFSNGNALTSKDVKFSFDRMRKINDDAGPALMFPMLDQVQTPDAKTVVFKLKYSDATFPSKIASGAGSIVDHTEYDMNRLRKDGKAVGSGPYELDSFSKEQATFSVNSDYKGTAKTKNDGIALKFFRGDQQGLKQALLDGKIDLAYRGLAPADIADIEQDTSKDGQDVDIVEGTSAEVQHLVFNMKDPVAGKLGVRKAMAYLLDRDALVKDVYQDTATPLYSIVPAGIGGHNTAFFDTYGARPQRAKAAAALRADGIEGKAKLTLWSTPTRYGPATDQELRAIAKQLNASGLFDADVKSVAFEQYEKDIEAGKYGVYVKGWVPDYPDADNFTQPFFGKGNVLGNHFENSTITSKIIPNTATESDRTRTSKEYGRLQDIVAEQLPVLPVWQAKQYAVVRDSVYGLESCLDASTVFRFWEISKG; encoded by the coding sequence GTGAAATGTCGTAACCAGTGGCTGGCCCTTCCCCTCACGGGAGGGCTGGCCGCCGCCCTGCTGACCGGCTGCGGCACGGAATCGGGCGGCGCGGGGGACACGGGCGACGCGGTAGTGATGGGGATGTCCGACGACATCCTCGCCACCGACCCCGCGTCCGGCTACGACCCCGGCTCCTGGCTCCTGTTCAACAACGTCTTCCAGTCGCTCCTGAGCTTCCCCAAGGGCGCCACCGAGCCCGAGCCGGAGGCCGCCGAGGAGTGCGGCTTCACCGACACGGAAGCCAAGGTCTTCAAGTGCGAGCTGCGTGACGGACTGAAGTTCAGCAACGGCAACGCGCTCACCTCGAAGGACGTCAAGTTCTCCTTCGACCGCATGCGGAAGATCAACGACGACGCCGGCCCCGCGCTGATGTTCCCGATGCTCGACCAGGTACAGACACCCGACGCCAAGACCGTCGTCTTCAAACTGAAGTACTCCGACGCGACCTTCCCCAGCAAGATCGCCTCGGGCGCGGGCTCGATCGTCGACCACACCGAGTACGACATGAACCGGCTCCGCAAGGACGGCAAGGCCGTCGGCTCCGGACCGTACGAGCTGGACTCCTTCAGCAAGGAGCAGGCGACCTTCTCCGTCAACTCCGACTACAAGGGCACCGCCAAGACGAAGAACGACGGCATCGCCCTCAAATTCTTCCGCGGCGACCAGCAGGGCCTCAAGCAGGCACTCCTGGACGGCAAGATCGACCTGGCCTACCGAGGCCTCGCCCCCGCCGACATCGCCGACATCGAGCAGGACACCTCCAAGGACGGCCAGGACGTCGACATCGTCGAGGGCACCAGCGCCGAGGTACAGCACCTGGTCTTCAACATGAAGGACCCGGTCGCGGGCAAGCTCGGCGTCCGCAAGGCCATGGCCTACCTCCTGGACCGCGACGCCCTCGTCAAGGACGTCTACCAGGACACCGCCACCCCGCTGTACTCGATCGTCCCCGCCGGCATCGGCGGCCACAACACCGCCTTCTTCGACACCTATGGCGCCCGCCCGCAGCGCGCCAAGGCCGCCGCCGCACTCCGCGCCGACGGCATCGAGGGCAAGGCCAAGCTCACCCTCTGGTCGACGCCCACCCGCTACGGCCCGGCCACCGACCAGGAGCTGCGCGCCATCGCCAAGCAGCTCAACGCCTCCGGCCTCTTCGACGCCGACGTGAAGTCCGTCGCCTTCGAGCAGTACGAGAAGGACATCGAAGCCGGCAAGTACGGCGTCTACGTCAAGGGCTGGGTCCCCGACTACCCCGACGCCGACAACTTCACCCAGCCGTTCTTCGGCAAGGGCAACGTCCTCGGCAACCACTTCGAGAACAGCACCATCACCTCGAAGATCATCCCGAACACCGCGACCGAGAGCGACCGCACCAGGACCAGCAAGGAGTACGGCCGCCTCCAGGACATCGTGGCCGAACAGCTGCCCGTCCTGCCCGTGTGGCAGGCCAAGCAGTACGCCGTCGTCCGCGACAGCGTCTACGGCCTGGAGTCCTGCCTCGACGCCTCCACCGTCTTCCGCTTCTGGGAGATCAGCAAGGGCTGA
- a CDS encoding ABC transporter substrate-binding protein produces MNRKTLVLPAVIGLLAPALAACGGSDGGDGDKPIAVGTTDTFAISKEVPAPFDPAYAYDAGSWNVLRQTVQTLMGMPRGGGDPQPEAAEQCGFTDTGNERYACTLRKGLKFSDGKPLTAADVKFSIERVRDIKIKDPSGSDGLVSNVDEIEVQGDRDIVFHLKTPDATFPFKLATPTAGIISKEHYSKNKLRDGFEVDGSGPYIAEQDVKDNRLVKTVFTKNPHYKGGFKMQSDKVELRNYADTDAMGKALDDGDIDLMTRTMSPEQVKELDASTDKKIDLVDMQGLEIRYLAFNTDAPVAKNKAVRQAMAQLVDRGALASSVYGSTADPLYSLVPSTITGHANSFFNKYGDPSTAKARNLLNKANITTPVKMTLHYTTDHYGPGTKKEFELLQKQLNDSGLFDVSVKGVPWNTFRAAERDGKYAAYGMGWFPDFPDADNFLAPFLDKDNFLGSPYVNDTINDQLIPTSRREADRLAASKSIRKIQDIVADDVPVLPLWQGKQYIAARDDITGIQWALNSSSNLQLWELGRGVSG; encoded by the coding sequence ATGAACCGCAAGACTTTGGTGCTGCCGGCAGTCATAGGTCTGCTCGCCCCCGCGCTCGCCGCGTGCGGCGGCTCGGACGGCGGCGACGGCGACAAGCCGATCGCGGTCGGCACCACGGACACGTTCGCCATCTCGAAGGAAGTCCCAGCCCCCTTCGACCCGGCGTACGCCTACGACGCGGGCTCCTGGAACGTCCTGCGCCAGACCGTGCAGACACTGATGGGCATGCCACGCGGCGGCGGCGACCCCCAGCCCGAGGCAGCCGAGCAGTGCGGCTTCACCGACACCGGCAACGAGCGGTACGCCTGCACCCTGCGCAAGGGGCTGAAGTTCTCGGACGGCAAGCCGCTGACGGCCGCCGATGTGAAGTTCTCCATCGAGCGCGTCCGCGACATCAAGATCAAGGACCCCAGCGGCTCCGACGGCCTGGTCTCCAACGTCGACGAGATCGAGGTCCAGGGCGACCGCGACATCGTCTTCCACCTCAAGACCCCCGACGCGACGTTCCCCTTCAAGCTGGCGACGCCCACCGCGGGCATCATCAGCAAGGAGCACTACAGCAAGAACAAGCTCCGCGACGGCTTCGAGGTCGACGGCTCGGGCCCCTACATCGCCGAGCAGGACGTCAAGGACAACCGCCTGGTCAAGACGGTGTTCACCAAGAACCCCCACTACAAGGGCGGGTTCAAGATGCAGAGCGACAAGGTGGAGCTCCGCAACTACGCCGACACCGACGCCATGGGCAAGGCGCTCGACGACGGCGACATCGACCTGATGACGCGCACCATGTCGCCCGAGCAGGTCAAGGAACTCGACGCCTCCACGGACAAGAAGATCGACCTGGTCGACATGCAGGGCCTGGAGATCCGCTACCTCGCCTTCAACACCGACGCCCCCGTCGCCAAGAACAAGGCCGTGCGCCAGGCCATGGCACAGCTCGTCGACCGCGGCGCGCTGGCCTCCTCGGTGTACGGCTCGACGGCCGACCCCCTGTACTCGCTGGTGCCCTCCACCATCACCGGACACGCCAACTCGTTCTTCAACAAGTACGGCGACCCGAGCACGGCCAAGGCCCGCAACCTGCTCAACAAGGCCAACATCACCACCCCGGTGAAGATGACCCTGCACTACACCACCGACCACTACGGCCCCGGCACCAAGAAGGAGTTCGAGCTGCTCCAGAAGCAGCTGAACGACTCCGGCCTGTTCGACGTGTCGGTCAAGGGCGTGCCGTGGAACACCTTCCGCGCCGCCGAACGCGACGGCAAGTACGCGGCGTACGGCATGGGCTGGTTCCCCGACTTCCCCGACGCCGACAACTTCCTCGCGCCGTTCCTCGACAAGGACAACTTCCTCGGCTCGCCGTACGTCAACGACACGATCAACGACCAGCTGATCCCGACCTCCCGCCGAGAGGCCGACCGGCTCGCCGCCTCCAAGAGCATCCGCAAGATCCAGGACATCGTCGCCGACGACGTCCCGGTGCTCCCGCTCTGGCAGGGCAAGCAGTACATCGCCGCGCGCGACGACATCACCGGCATCCAGTGGGCCCTCAACTCCTCCTCGAACCTCCAGCTGTGGGAGCTCGGCCGCGGCGTCAGCGGCTGA
- a CDS encoding HAD family hydrolase encodes MTSTVPALSTPMAEGSALQGVLLDMDGTLVDTEGFWWDTEVEVFASLGHALDEAWRDVVVGGPMTRSAGFLIEATGADVTVAELTVLLNDGFENRISRSLPLMPGATRLLAELAAHGVPMALVSASHRRIIDRVLDSIGAHHFELTVAGDEVARTKPHPDPYLLAARGLGADPARCAVIEDTATGVASAEAAGCRVVAVPSVAPIPAVAGRTVVPSLEHVNLPFLQGLMTL; translated from the coding sequence ATGACCAGTACGGTTCCCGCGCTCAGCACCCCAATGGCCGAAGGCTCCGCGCTGCAGGGTGTCCTGCTCGACATGGACGGCACCCTCGTGGACACCGAGGGCTTCTGGTGGGACACCGAGGTCGAGGTCTTCGCCTCCCTGGGCCACGCACTCGACGAGGCGTGGCGCGATGTCGTCGTGGGCGGCCCCATGACGCGCAGCGCCGGCTTCCTCATCGAGGCCACCGGCGCCGACGTCACCGTCGCCGAGCTCACCGTGCTGCTCAACGACGGCTTCGAGAACCGCATCAGCCGCTCCCTGCCGCTGATGCCGGGCGCCACACGGCTGCTCGCTGAACTCGCCGCGCACGGCGTGCCGATGGCCCTGGTCTCCGCCTCGCACCGCCGCATCATCGACCGCGTCCTCGACTCGATCGGCGCCCACCACTTCGAACTCACCGTCGCCGGCGACGAGGTGGCCCGCACCAAGCCCCACCCCGACCCCTACCTCCTCGCGGCCCGTGGCCTCGGCGCGGACCCCGCGAGATGCGCCGTCATCGAGGACACCGCGACCGGCGTCGCCTCCGCGGAGGCCGCAGGGTGCCGCGTGGTGGCCGTGCCATCGGTCGCCCCCATCCCCGCCGTCGCGGGCCGCACCGTCGTCCCGTCCCTCGAACACGTCAACCTGCCTTTCCTGCAAGGCCTGATGACCCTCTGA